A window of the Corynebacterium minutissimum genome harbors these coding sequences:
- a CDS encoding WXG100 family type VII secretion target: MSGIKYQFGAIAGAAADINSTSGRINGLLGDLKSTLQPMVSTWEGESATAYNAAQAKWDKAAEELNTVLATISQTVSQGNDNMSDVNRRAAASWG, translated from the coding sequence ATGTCTGGAATCAAGTATCAGTTTGGCGCCATTGCTGGTGCCGCCGCTGACATCAACTCCACCTCCGGCCGCATCAATGGCCTTCTCGGTGACCTTAAGTCCACCCTGCAGCCCATGGTCTCCACCTGGGAAGGTGAAAGTGCTACCGCCTACAACGCTGCGCAGGCCAAGTGGGACAAGGCAGCCGAGGAGCTCAACACCGTGCTCGCCACCATCTCGCAGACTGTCTCGCAGGGCAATGACAACATGAGTGACGTCAACCGCCGCGCCGCCGCTAGCTGGGGCTAA
- the eccB gene encoding type VII secretion protein EccB, producing the protein MARALPTTKAQVSGHKFLLRRLEHGLVFGDIRMIHDPLKRRQRALLGGVAAVAFLSLGSGLIAWMQPDPQPGDAPVVRSSEGQLLALVNGTYHPVANLASARLIANEPVEPSAVGESFLEQVSLGTPLGIVDAPNLLAAGTGEEPGWAACLEESTEGENWQSSNRVGTVTVVAHHGGRGFDEEQAAVAETDGTQWLLTGQGRVVLPEATSTQGRVLRRALGMTAETAVWSVPTELLNAFAELEPLSFPAVPPEILDTGEQLWARTEEGVFAITPTQAEMLVGVGAQRLPAQAQDVAVLSDVPPTFHLPTTRVEFLSPEQGWLCATHHHGAGSIQPVTATVDLPGESAAQRFAGLQAGVGVDSGHGYHVVSPTGRRHELASAAELNSLGLGEPEQVPWEILRLLPEGSALSRAEALKHERSLLSPGEGK; encoded by the coding sequence ATGGCACGCGCGTTGCCAACGACCAAGGCCCAGGTGTCGGGCCACAAGTTCCTTTTGCGCCGCCTCGAGCACGGACTCGTGTTTGGGGACATCCGCATGATTCATGATCCATTGAAAAGGCGCCAGCGCGCTTTGCTTGGCGGGGTAGCCGCAGTAGCCTTCTTGAGTCTTGGCTCGGGGCTCATCGCGTGGATGCAGCCGGACCCGCAACCCGGTGATGCACCGGTTGTGCGCTCGTCCGAAGGACAGCTTCTAGCGCTGGTCAACGGAACCTACCACCCGGTGGCTAATTTGGCTTCCGCCCGGCTCATCGCCAACGAACCGGTGGAACCCAGCGCTGTTGGGGAGAGCTTCCTAGAGCAGGTCAGTCTGGGCACACCGTTGGGGATTGTGGATGCACCGAATCTTTTGGCGGCCGGGACAGGAGAGGAACCGGGCTGGGCGGCGTGCCTGGAAGAGTCCACGGAGGGGGAGAACTGGCAGTCCAGCAACCGCGTTGGCACCGTGACAGTTGTGGCCCATCATGGTGGGCGTGGCTTCGATGAAGAGCAGGCCGCCGTGGCGGAAACTGATGGAACCCAGTGGTTGCTCACCGGACAGGGCCGCGTCGTCCTGCCGGAGGCCACGAGTACGCAGGGCCGTGTGCTGCGCCGTGCTTTGGGCATGACTGCAGAAACAGCGGTGTGGAGCGTTCCGACGGAGCTGCTCAATGCCTTCGCTGAGCTGGAACCGCTGAGCTTTCCGGCCGTGCCGCCGGAAATCCTCGATACCGGCGAGCAGCTCTGGGCCCGCACGGAAGAAGGAGTTTTCGCCATTACGCCGACGCAGGCAGAGATGCTCGTGGGCGTTGGCGCGCAACGACTCCCCGCGCAGGCTCAGGACGTTGCTGTGCTCAGCGACGTCCCACCGACCTTCCACCTGCCCACCACCCGCGTCGAGTTCCTCTCGCCTGAGCAGGGATGGTTGTGCGCGACCCACCACCATGGCGCGGGAAGTATTCAGCCGGTCACCGCCACAGTGGACCTGCCGGGTGAATCGGCAGCACAGCGTTTCGCTGGCCTGCAGGCAGGGGTAGGTGTGGATAGCGGGCACGGCTATCACGTGGTCTCGCCCACAGGCAGAAGGCACGAGCTGGCCAGCGCTGCCGAGCTTAATTCCCTGGGGCTTGGTGAGCCGGAACAGGTGCCATGGGAAATTCTGCGCTTGCTGCCGGAAGGCTCCGCGCTGAGCCGCGCTGAGGCCTTAAAGCACGAGCGCTCACTGCTGTCACCAGGAGAAGGCAAGTAA
- the eccD gene encoding type VII secretion integral membrane protein EccD, with amino-acid sequence MTRALAHSIHVTVRIHAGQARKEADVSLPLSSSVGEVLGELLVLVDVPPAPILWRATTASGKAVSMTAPLDRTPLEDGSVLVLSPEESPPAPIVRDAAEALAADAPSTTLEGLAGVWGCAAIIAIGALLTAALSPAVGCTAAAVLAVVLAVWTQRGTLLAAAHIAAGLAGWFGVGGSDASSAALAGSAAALAILALLSHLLRLGGLRARAIAATWCVLAVIGLLGAAPLLAAILGLLAGAPLLTTRLAGLRVPQLPTAGQDLSISDDVPTDNADKARRAGEAYEGIAVGCALAGIPAVLFIALSAHDAETVRASQALCLSIAGGVIVHAARHARTVAAWALGLLGVAAASAAVAVAVREWQLLSSPTATTWVLSVVAGLVIIAMLSAPVWAGTLTHVEPTTIVWFERAEALALAACLPLAAHVAGLFEFIRGLGS; translated from the coding sequence ATGACCCGCGCACTCGCGCATTCCATTCACGTCACCGTCCGCATCCATGCAGGCCAAGCACGCAAAGAGGCAGATGTATCCCTGCCGTTGTCCTCGAGCGTCGGGGAGGTGTTGGGAGAGCTGCTCGTGCTTGTCGACGTCCCTCCCGCCCCCATCCTCTGGCGCGCCACGACCGCTTCGGGCAAGGCCGTATCAATGACCGCACCGCTTGACCGCACTCCGCTCGAGGACGGCTCCGTGTTGGTGCTTAGCCCGGAGGAATCACCGCCCGCCCCGATTGTCCGGGATGCGGCGGAAGCGCTCGCTGCCGACGCACCATCAACCACTCTGGAGGGTCTCGCGGGCGTGTGGGGCTGCGCCGCGATCATCGCCATCGGCGCGCTCCTCACGGCTGCCTTGTCCCCAGCAGTGGGATGCACCGCCGCGGCAGTTCTTGCTGTCGTGCTGGCGGTGTGGACGCAGCGCGGTACGCTGTTGGCCGCAGCGCATATCGCTGCCGGCTTAGCCGGCTGGTTCGGCGTGGGTGGCTCTGACGCGAGTTCGGCGGCGCTTGCCGGTTCAGCTGCAGCACTGGCCATCTTGGCGCTCCTTTCCCACCTCCTGCGCTTAGGCGGGCTACGGGCGCGAGCGATAGCCGCGACGTGGTGCGTGCTCGCGGTCATCGGGCTGCTGGGTGCTGCCCCGCTCCTCGCCGCAATCCTGGGGCTTCTCGCAGGCGCTCCCCTGCTCACCACGCGACTAGCGGGTCTGCGCGTACCGCAGCTGCCCACCGCCGGTCAAGATTTGAGCATCTCAGACGACGTCCCTACAGATAACGCTGACAAAGCCCGGCGCGCCGGGGAGGCTTATGAAGGAATCGCTGTGGGCTGCGCGCTGGCCGGTATTCCCGCAGTGCTCTTCATCGCGCTGAGCGCCCACGACGCTGAGACAGTCAGGGCTTCTCAAGCCTTATGCCTGAGTATCGCGGGCGGGGTCATCGTCCATGCAGCACGGCATGCCCGGACCGTGGCTGCCTGGGCACTAGGGCTTCTAGGGGTGGCCGCTGCCAGTGCTGCGGTGGCCGTGGCGGTGCGGGAATGGCAGCTGTTGTCCTCCCCGACGGCGACAACGTGGGTACTCAGCGTTGTTGCTGGGCTCGTCATTATCGCGATGCTCTCAGCCCCAGTGTGGGCGGGCACCCTTACCCACGTGGAACCGACCACCATCGTGTGGTTTGAGCGGGCTGAGGCCCTCGCATTGGCGGCCTGCTTACCGCTTGCGGCACACGTAGCAGGGCTCTTCGAGTTCATCCGGGGGCTGGGTTCATGA
- the rpsI gene encoding 30S ribosomal protein S9, translating into MTEQNIDNNVADAADIAAATAATEEFTNTIGDSLAPETEAEAETAAPAIHEGPIQTVGRRKRAIARVRLVAGSGNISVNGRAFDEYFPNKLHQQDILQPLTILERDGQFDIKVTVNGGGPTGQAGALRLAIARALNVYNPADRAALKKAGLLTRDARAVERKKAGLHKARRAPQYSKR; encoded by the coding sequence ATGACCGAGCAGAACATCGACAACAACGTAGCCGACGCTGCCGACATCGCTGCAGCAACCGCCGCTACCGAAGAGTTCACCAACACCATTGGTGATTCCCTGGCACCGGAGACCGAGGCAGAGGCTGAGACCGCTGCTCCGGCTATCCACGAGGGCCCGATCCAGACCGTTGGTCGCCGTAAGCGCGCCATCGCTCGTGTTCGCCTCGTTGCTGGTTCTGGCAACATCTCCGTCAACGGCCGTGCCTTTGACGAGTACTTCCCGAACAAGCTGCACCAGCAGGACATCCTGCAGCCGCTGACCATCCTTGAGCGTGATGGCCAGTTCGACATCAAGGTCACCGTCAACGGTGGTGGCCCGACCGGTCAGGCCGGCGCCCTGCGTCTGGCTATTGCCCGCGCACTGAACGTCTACAACCCGGCTGACCGTGCGGCCCTCAAGAAGGCTGGCCTGCTCACCCGTGACGCTCGTGCCGTGGAGCGTAAGAAGGCTGGTCTGCACAAGGCACGTCGTGCCCCGCAGTACTCCAAGCGTTAA
- the eccCa gene encoding type VII secretion protein EccCa produces MRVPTRVVDSGPSAYREPAPPLPQGTIEAEAVPEAVRAQPVPLVRLLMPLVMIAAMLGMVALMVLGAGDGRRMSPMSLMFPLMMLASMAMMFNPSSGSQDPDETRRTYLRHLKALREQAVERGEAQRAHEEHRNPTPRQAAALITSLRLWERGPDAPDALEVRVGTGPMALCTPITVPDSGAAEDLDPVCAVSVRQTVRAVGTLADMPVVIQLQAFPIVGLAGDDAAGVARAMLLHLAVLHGPETVGIEYDGNEWDWLKWLPHTREPEQAHFCIRVVEDDLKDGVAALADVPLNHPTVTLAVGVTPHSPLGRRAEEEGIYLHTEGTLSVVTAAGEENLGRCEHIDAASALLWARQLAPYHRPLGSEAGSTPRHGRDADLPALVGYRDVDELVASGMWHGRTPSERLRVPIGVDDSGQAVFLDLKESAQGGMGPHGLCIGATGSGKSELLRTLVVALAATHSPDELNLVLVDFKGGATFLGCDELPHTSAVITNLEEESTLVERMYDAISGEMNRRQELLRKAGNFANVGEFNASDDAVSEYGPLPALVIVVDEFSELLGQHPDFAELFVAVGRLGRSLHVHLLLASQRLEEGRLRGLDSHLSYRIGLKTFSAGESRQVLGVTDAYHLPAQPGAGYLKTDADAPTRFQASYVSGPVTRRVVREGSSRAVSRVELFTGWQAAEEDSEYTMLVDSSTTLLATVVEAAREEAAQRGHSARRIWLPPLPPLVELSAVAALAGDAHAELRAEVGLIDRPYHQRQDPLSVDFTTGGGHLALCGGPQSGKSMALRSIVAGLALNRSPGEIRFYVIDLGGGQLRVLERLPHVAGVAGRDEPEKVRRIVDEVAGLVRRPEERQTFLIVDGWHHIGTSGADFEDLSEPITQLVADGASARIHVLIAAARWTSLRPSIRDLISARLELRLGEAMDSLIDRKAQQKLPAAPGRGITVTGENLLFASTSAQDIAHICGVHADAEAVPALKMLPALLTDLPQPADGVIPPGIAWGIGGPDLEVLTWDPATQHHLVCIGSQGAGKSQFLSVIMAGISRMGREAARLVVIDERRAHLGTLDEEMVAAYGASASAATQTIIDTVRTLEQRLPGPEVTPAQLAARSWWDGPEIFLVIDDLDLVSEIALAPLLELLPHARDVGLHLVLARKSGGIGRALFGQFLSAVRDLQPVLLLLDADRDEGAIFGIKPTALPPGRGQWVVRGAAQGLAQVYVPREHSPVHTTTD; encoded by the coding sequence ATGCGCGTACCTACACGCGTCGTTGATTCGGGGCCGTCAGCTTATAGGGAGCCGGCGCCGCCATTGCCGCAGGGCACGATCGAAGCCGAGGCTGTGCCCGAGGCTGTGCGCGCCCAGCCAGTGCCGCTCGTGCGCCTGCTTATGCCGCTGGTCATGATTGCAGCGATGCTGGGCATGGTGGCGCTCATGGTGCTGGGCGCAGGCGACGGGCGCCGGATGAGTCCCATGAGTCTGATGTTCCCGCTCATGATGCTGGCCAGCATGGCCATGATGTTCAACCCATCAAGTGGTAGTCAGGATCCGGATGAAACGCGGCGCACCTACCTGCGCCACCTTAAGGCGTTGCGGGAACAGGCCGTGGAACGAGGTGAGGCGCAGCGCGCGCACGAGGAACACCGCAATCCCACGCCGCGCCAGGCGGCCGCGCTGATAACAAGTCTGCGCCTGTGGGAACGAGGACCTGATGCACCCGATGCGCTGGAGGTGCGGGTAGGAACGGGCCCGATGGCGCTGTGTACGCCCATCACCGTGCCGGATTCAGGTGCGGCAGAGGACCTCGATCCGGTCTGTGCGGTGAGCGTGCGGCAGACCGTGCGGGCGGTGGGAACGCTGGCGGATATGCCCGTGGTCATCCAGCTGCAGGCCTTTCCCATTGTAGGCCTGGCCGGGGACGATGCCGCGGGGGTAGCGCGAGCGATGCTGCTGCACCTCGCGGTGCTCCACGGCCCAGAGACCGTGGGGATTGAGTACGACGGCAACGAGTGGGACTGGCTCAAGTGGCTGCCCCATACCCGCGAACCGGAGCAGGCGCACTTTTGCATTCGCGTCGTCGAGGACGACCTTAAGGATGGAGTCGCCGCGCTTGCCGACGTCCCCCTGAACCACCCCACGGTCACCCTCGCCGTGGGTGTTACACCGCATTCACCTTTGGGCCGACGGGCCGAGGAAGAAGGCATTTACCTGCACACCGAAGGCACGCTCTCCGTGGTGACCGCCGCGGGCGAGGAGAACCTGGGGCGCTGCGAGCATATCGATGCCGCCAGCGCGCTGTTGTGGGCGCGCCAGCTGGCGCCCTACCATCGGCCTCTCGGCAGCGAAGCCGGCTCGACCCCGCGGCATGGGCGCGATGCCGACCTGCCCGCGCTCGTAGGTTATCGCGACGTCGATGAGCTCGTCGCCTCCGGAATGTGGCACGGGCGAACCCCCTCTGAGCGCCTGCGCGTGCCCATTGGAGTAGACGACTCCGGGCAGGCAGTGTTTCTTGACCTGAAAGAATCCGCCCAGGGAGGCATGGGGCCGCACGGGCTGTGCATCGGTGCAACCGGCAGTGGAAAATCGGAACTTTTGAGAACACTCGTCGTCGCTCTTGCCGCCACGCATAGCCCGGATGAACTCAACCTCGTCCTCGTGGACTTTAAAGGTGGCGCGACCTTCCTCGGCTGTGATGAATTGCCGCATACTTCCGCGGTCATCACCAACCTGGAAGAGGAATCCACCCTGGTGGAGCGCATGTATGACGCCATCTCTGGTGAGATGAACCGCCGCCAGGAACTGCTGCGCAAGGCCGGCAACTTTGCCAACGTCGGTGAGTTCAACGCCTCCGACGATGCGGTAAGTGAATACGGCCCACTTCCTGCGTTGGTCATTGTGGTCGATGAGTTCTCCGAACTTTTGGGCCAGCACCCAGATTTCGCGGAACTTTTTGTTGCGGTAGGCAGGCTTGGCCGCTCGCTCCACGTGCACTTGCTCTTGGCATCCCAGCGCTTGGAGGAAGGCCGCCTGCGCGGTCTTGATTCCCACTTGTCTTATCGCATCGGTTTGAAGACCTTCTCCGCTGGCGAATCCCGCCAAGTCCTTGGAGTGACGGATGCCTACCATCTGCCAGCTCAACCCGGCGCGGGCTACCTCAAGACCGATGCGGATGCGCCAACGCGTTTCCAAGCCTCCTATGTTTCTGGTCCCGTAACGCGCCGGGTGGTGCGCGAGGGGAGTAGCCGCGCAGTGTCGCGCGTTGAACTGTTTACTGGCTGGCAGGCAGCGGAGGAAGACTCGGAGTACACGATGCTTGTGGATTCCTCGACGACATTGTTGGCCACCGTAGTGGAGGCAGCCCGCGAGGAAGCAGCTCAGCGCGGCCACTCAGCACGGCGCATCTGGCTGCCACCGCTACCACCGCTAGTGGAGCTATCTGCCGTGGCTGCGTTGGCCGGCGACGCACACGCTGAGCTGCGCGCGGAGGTCGGCCTCATCGATCGCCCCTACCACCAGCGGCAGGACCCACTCAGCGTGGATTTCACTACGGGTGGTGGACACTTAGCGCTATGCGGCGGGCCGCAGTCAGGAAAATCCATGGCCTTGCGCAGTATCGTCGCTGGCCTGGCACTGAACCGCTCGCCAGGAGAGATTCGCTTCTACGTCATCGACCTCGGCGGCGGGCAGCTTAGAGTCTTAGAACGCCTGCCGCACGTGGCGGGAGTTGCCGGCCGCGACGAGCCTGAGAAGGTTCGACGCATTGTTGACGAGGTGGCCGGCCTTGTCCGCCGGCCGGAAGAACGTCAGACCTTCCTCATCGTCGACGGGTGGCATCACATTGGTACCTCAGGCGCAGACTTTGAGGATCTGTCCGAGCCTATTACCCAGTTGGTGGCCGATGGCGCCTCCGCTCGCATCCACGTGCTTATTGCTGCTGCGCGCTGGACCAGCTTGCGCCCGTCTATTCGTGACCTCATCTCGGCGCGCCTTGAGTTGCGTTTGGGCGAGGCTATGGATTCCCTTATTGACCGCAAAGCGCAGCAGAAGCTTCCGGCCGCACCTGGGCGCGGTATTACGGTGACAGGGGAGAACCTTCTCTTTGCTTCGACCTCCGCGCAAGACATCGCCCACATTTGCGGAGTCCATGCGGATGCAGAAGCCGTACCAGCACTCAAGATGCTGCCCGCGCTTCTCACCGATCTGCCCCAGCCTGCCGACGGGGTAATACCTCCTGGCATCGCATGGGGAATTGGTGGTCCGGATCTTGAGGTTCTCACGTGGGATCCGGCGACGCAGCATCACCTTGTGTGCATTGGCTCGCAGGGAGCCGGAAAGTCCCAATTCCTCAGCGTCATCATGGCCGGAATCAGCCGAATGGGCAGGGAGGCAGCGCGCCTGGTGGTCATCGACGAGCGCCGCGCACATTTGGGGACGCTGGATGAGGAGATGGTGGCGGCGTATGGGGCGTCGGCAAGCGCGGCAACCCAGACCATTATCGATACCGTCCGCACCCTGGAACAGCGCCTGCCCGGCCCGGAGGTTACTCCCGCGCAACTTGCCGCGCGCAGCTGGTGGGACGGCCCTGAGATCTTCCTCGTCATTGATGACCTTGACCTGGTCAGTGAGATTGCGCTCGCGCCTTTGCTCGAGCTTCTTCCGCATGCCCGGGACGTGGGTTTACACCTGGTCCTGGCGCGCAAGTCCGGCGGCATTGGTCGCGCGCTGTTCGGACAATTCCTCTCGGCCGTGCGCGATCTGCAGCCAGTACTACTGCTTCTCGACGCCGACCGTGACGAAGGCGCCATCTTCGGCATCAAACCCACCGCCCTTCCGCCAGGACGTGGCCAATGGGTAGTGCGCGGCGCGGCCCAAGGCCTGGCCCAGGTGTATGTACCGCGCGAGCACAGCCCAGTTCACACCACAACTGATTAA
- a CDS encoding type VII secretion-associated protein, which translates to MTASHALRSTSTPTTTLTVTVLDAATIYEGPETVYRYDLPGTGIVEGWALDTVLDQVEKICGADWPDVTVDIIDDPSGTEVSTEAVAILRRQLRAAGASVVEPEPPAVPAPPPPVRRSALQDSDDADDDADLIPGRTRPPRPRRSRRAAVPRFPLDIDPFYIAIAVMVLLVAGVSWWAVGRKDAALAASSAHDASTTTASANASPSPRSTVEAPVTATADTQDSSEKDSGSQQLRPGQQVIEVEGMSLVLPQGFRTSVEDGLVTAAGEDPNLRILLAADPLFNVPVDVLFDEIRQQIESDPSLHDPAEESGRLSYTEDPGDGSRVTWMMWEDKGHQMSVGCHTKFEPNVVQKAACRMAAESLVKKE; encoded by the coding sequence ATGACTGCTAGCCATGCGCTGCGCAGCACCAGCACCCCAACGACGACCCTGACGGTGACGGTTCTCGACGCCGCGACCATCTATGAAGGCCCTGAGACTGTCTACCGCTATGACCTCCCCGGAACCGGAATTGTTGAAGGATGGGCCCTCGATACCGTCCTTGACCAGGTGGAAAAGATCTGCGGAGCCGACTGGCCCGACGTCACCGTTGACATCATCGACGATCCATCCGGAACGGAAGTAAGTACGGAAGCAGTGGCAATTCTGCGCCGCCAGCTGCGTGCCGCAGGCGCCAGCGTGGTGGAACCTGAACCCCCAGCCGTACCAGCGCCGCCGCCCCCGGTGAGACGAAGCGCACTGCAGGATAGTGATGATGCCGACGATGATGCGGACCTCATACCTGGCAGAACGCGGCCGCCTCGGCCGCGTCGTTCACGCCGCGCTGCAGTCCCACGGTTCCCGCTTGACATCGACCCTTTCTACATCGCCATTGCGGTGATGGTGCTGTTGGTAGCTGGGGTGTCGTGGTGGGCGGTGGGCCGTAAAGACGCAGCCCTTGCGGCGAGCTCGGCTCACGACGCCTCCACGACCACCGCCTCAGCCAACGCGTCGCCGTCACCCAGATCAACGGTGGAGGCGCCAGTAACAGCCACCGCTGATACTCAGGATTCTTCCGAAAAGGATTCTGGCAGTCAGCAGTTGCGTCCGGGGCAGCAGGTCATCGAGGTCGAGGGTATGTCCCTGGTCTTGCCCCAGGGGTTTCGCACCAGCGTGGAGGATGGCCTAGTCACCGCTGCAGGAGAGGACCCGAACCTGCGCATCCTCCTGGCAGCGGATCCGCTCTTCAACGTGCCTGTTGACGTCCTCTTTGACGAAATCAGACAGCAGATTGAGTCCGACCCATCGCTGCACGACCCAGCCGAGGAATCCGGCCGCCTGTCCTATACCGAGGACCCTGGTGATGGCTCACGGGTGACATGGATGATGTGGGAAGACAAAGGCCATCAGATGTCGGTGGGATGCCACACCAAGTTTGAGCCCAACGTAGTGCAGAAAGCTGCCTGCCGGATGGCGGCAGAATCGCTGGTCAAGAAGGAATAG
- the rplM gene encoding 50S ribosomal protein L13, which translates to MSTFHPKSGDITRKWYVIDATDVVLGKLASTVADMLRGKHKPQYAPNVDCGDHIIILNADKIHISSNKREREMRYRHSGYPGGLKSMTLGQSLDANPVRVIEEAVKGMMPHNKLSNASIKKLHVFVGEEHPYAGQKPETFEFKQVAQ; encoded by the coding sequence TTGTCTACTTTCCACCCGAAGAGCGGTGACATCACCCGCAAGTGGTACGTCATCGACGCTACCGACGTGGTTCTGGGCAAGCTCGCTTCCACCGTTGCTGACATGCTGCGCGGTAAGCACAAGCCCCAGTACGCACCGAACGTTGATTGCGGCGACCACATCATCATCCTTAATGCGGACAAGATCCACATTTCCTCCAACAAGCGCGAGCGCGAGATGCGCTACCGTCACTCCGGTTACCCGGGCGGCCTGAAGTCCATGACCCTTGGTCAGTCCCTGGACGCCAACCCGGTCCGCGTTATCGAGGAAGCTGTGAAGGGCATGATGCCGCACAACAAGCTTTCCAACGCCTCCATTAAGAAGCTGCACGTTTTCGTGGGCGAGGAGCACCCGTACGCCGGCCAGAAGCCGGAAACCTTTGAGTTTAAGCAGGTGGCACAGTAA
- a CDS encoding WXG100 family type VII secretion target, with protein sequence MTQTFRTEADVMVATAGRVDSTNDEVQGELTRLQGVVDSVRASWSGRAQVSFDNLMQRYNTSAQQLREALTSISENIRDNARNFDSVEADNAQSFDNVGGAGLAL encoded by the coding sequence ATGACTCAAACTTTCCGCACTGAAGCCGACGTCATGGTGGCCACTGCCGGCCGCGTTGACTCCACCAATGATGAAGTTCAAGGAGAGCTCACCCGCCTGCAGGGCGTGGTGGATTCGGTCCGCGCCAGCTGGTCGGGCCGCGCACAGGTGTCCTTCGACAACCTGATGCAACGCTACAACACCTCCGCGCAGCAACTGCGTGAGGCCCTGACCTCCATCAGCGAAAACATCCGCGACAATGCACGCAACTTTGATTCGGTTGAGGCTGACAACGCCCAGTCCTTCGACAACGTCGGCGGCGCGGGCCTAGCCCTCTAG